One window of the Chitinophaga niabensis genome contains the following:
- a CDS encoding RDD family protein yields MPIIKIPTAFNIDLEFEGADLGRRLVAYLIDLLIRIAYMVLVGMLISRNVSNSNTEDVLIFIFMIIPVSLYYLISEILMKGQSLGKRAMDIKVVSLIGNTPSLSQILLRWMFRLVESPIFTLAIILTMAEESSAFSILISLAIAIIPVIIVFRSEYNQRLGDIAAGTIMVRTRQRHTIQDTIFREIDQVDYVPQFSQILRLSDKDLSKIKSVLDSSMRNNDWAMATRMSEKIKQVLHIETDMEPATFLETLLNDYNYLVTRK; encoded by the coding sequence ATGCCTATTATCAAAATACCCACCGCATTTAACATTGACCTTGAGTTCGAGGGAGCTGATCTTGGCCGGCGGTTGGTAGCTTATTTGATTGACCTGCTGATCCGGATAGCCTATATGGTACTGGTAGGAATGCTTATTAGCAGGAATGTGAGCAACTCAAATACAGAGGATGTGCTGATATTCATATTCATGATCATCCCTGTTTCCCTGTATTACCTGATCTCGGAGATCCTCATGAAAGGGCAAAGCCTGGGCAAACGGGCCATGGACATCAAAGTGGTAAGCCTGATAGGAAATACCCCCTCCCTGAGCCAGATCCTTTTGCGCTGGATGTTCCGGCTGGTGGAATCTCCCATATTCACCCTGGCCATCATTCTCACTATGGCGGAAGAATCTTCTGCATTTAGCATCCTTATCTCCCTGGCAATTGCCATTATCCCTGTAATTATTGTTTTCCGTTCAGAATACAATCAGCGGCTGGGAGATATTGCCGCAGGCACCATCATGGTCCGTACCCGCCAGCGCCATACCATACAGGATACCATTTTCCGGGAAATTGACCAGGTGGATTATGTGCCCCAGTTTTCTCAGATCCTGCGCCTGTCTGACAAAGACCTCAGCAAGATCAAAAGCGTGCTGGATAGCTCCATGCGCAATAACGACTGGGCCATGGCAACCCGGATGTCTGAAAAGATCAAACAGGTACTGCATATTGAAACGGATATGGAACCCGCTACTTTCCTGGAAACCCTGCTGAATGACTATAATTATCTTGTAACAAGAAAGTAA
- a CDS encoding RNA polymerase sigma factor translates to MLRLLDQRRRNSFKPDDQADQPTALTTLIEGCKRGDRLCQEKLYALFFDQMLAVIHRSFSDQDAAISILNNGFLRAFKKIDQYKGSGSFEGWLRRIITHAIADYYRDHEAELNIRKAEIADNLPELHTKDPMAYKDLLQVLQHLPPATRLVINLFIVEGYAHKEISEMLGISTGTSKWHVSEGKRILKNLLNIQFTE, encoded by the coding sequence ATGTTAAGACTTTTGGATCAGAGAAGAAGAAATAGCTTTAAACCGGATGATCAGGCAGATCAACCCACGGCCCTTACAACGCTTATTGAAGGTTGTAAAAGGGGAGACCGCCTGTGCCAGGAAAAATTATATGCACTTTTCTTTGATCAGATGTTAGCTGTTATCCATCGCTCCTTTAGCGATCAGGATGCGGCTATCAGTATTTTAAATAATGGTTTTCTGCGTGCTTTTAAAAAAATTGATCAATATAAAGGCAGCGGAAGTTTTGAAGGATGGTTGCGCAGGATCATCACACATGCTATTGCAGACTATTACCGGGATCATGAAGCAGAACTAAACATCCGGAAAGCTGAAATAGCGGACAATCTGCCGGAGCTACATACAAAAGATCCAATGGCCTACAAAGATCTGTTGCAGGTATTACAGCATTTGCCGCCTGCTACCAGGCTGGTGATCAACTTGTTTATTGTCGAGGGTTACGCACACAAAGAAATTTCGGAAATGCTGGGCATTAGTACCGGCACTTCCAAATGGCATGTTTCGGAGGGAAAAAGAATATTGAAAAACCTTTTAAACATTCAATTCACCGAATGA
- a CDS encoding autotransporter outer membrane beta-barrel domain-containing protein, with protein MSKRNQNIEDWLRQAAAQDPEVSSDQLKQQAWGQLSNMLDGGEILPPPPGSFVSRWWMIIIEALILLGCFTYVVVTGEKQHTPLFAKEEHIISLNEKGSFFIKEQYSSDRDTALSGKEHYVPLFVKELDVFSSEKEQDVSPFLKEHTLSPFAKGQSSDAISFSAEKKHPLYSETTSSASHFKKESLSFQPTSKHKTADVTKGNKPKSASKTSSSSANRRQTNNHRPSTGAVYWNTDPLEKSPSGTEQKRLLYAGAGSKQTPEAIHPLTTRQLFVPVKDSGVQNKPVPKTPRPNRERREHAPYSLKIAAILPIADAYGASASIEYTFQWRKEWRIRPYIGAEHLTGFNRVYDHEAYTGASSGLGGYPGDPSNQMGFNKKDSVFTHFILNGLTYGKAGVQVAYVFSKWEIAAGVEYRYVLNALGKDTSFRVNIIGAPSSIELQPVLFNRKQTTGTGNVRLHLGLDYAINPRLQIGAIYYMQLNKQRLDSSYRAPHPKLPDQTSFQIHLRYQFRHKPPR; from the coding sequence ATGAGCAAACGCAATCAAAATATAGAAGACTGGTTGCGGCAGGCTGCAGCACAAGATCCGGAAGTTTCTTCGGATCAACTGAAACAGCAGGCATGGGGGCAATTGAGCAATATGCTGGATGGGGGAGAAATATTACCTCCTCCGCCAGGTTCGTTTGTTTCCCGCTGGTGGATGATCATTATAGAAGCACTGATACTCCTGGGGTGTTTTACCTATGTGGTTGTTACCGGGGAAAAACAACATACGCCTCTGTTTGCAAAAGAGGAGCATATTATTTCCTTAAATGAAAAAGGATCTTTCTTTATAAAAGAACAATATTCATCAGACAGGGATACAGCGCTATCTGGGAAGGAACATTATGTTCCGCTATTTGTAAAAGAGCTTGATGTTTTCTCGTCAGAGAAAGAACAAGATGTTTCCCCATTTTTAAAAGAACATACCCTTTCCCCATTTGCAAAAGGTCAGTCATCAGATGCCATTTCTTTTTCTGCAGAAAAGAAACATCCATTATATTCAGAAACAACTTCTTCCGCTTCTCACTTCAAAAAAGAATCGCTGTCATTTCAACCAACTTCCAAACATAAAACCGCAGATGTTACTAAAGGCAACAAGCCCAAGTCGGCATCAAAAACATCCTCTTCCTCCGCCAACAGAAGACAAACTAATAATCACAGACCATCTACCGGTGCCGTTTACTGGAACACAGATCCATTAGAAAAATCCCCTTCCGGCACGGAACAAAAACGCCTCCTATATGCAGGGGCCGGCAGTAAGCAAACACCGGAAGCCATACATCCATTAACCACCAGGCAGTTATTCGTACCTGTAAAGGACTCCGGAGTACAAAACAAACCGGTTCCAAAAACACCACGTCCCAATCGGGAACGAAGAGAACACGCTCCGTATAGTTTAAAAATAGCCGCCATCCTTCCAATAGCAGATGCATATGGCGCATCAGCCAGTATAGAATATACCTTCCAATGGAGAAAGGAATGGCGCATACGACCTTACATCGGCGCAGAACATCTCACAGGATTCAACAGGGTCTACGATCATGAGGCCTATACCGGAGCATCATCAGGGCTCGGTGGATATCCAGGAGATCCGTCAAATCAGATGGGGTTTAACAAAAAAGACAGTGTGTTCACCCATTTCATTTTAAATGGTCTAACATATGGAAAAGCTGGTGTGCAGGTAGCTTATGTTTTCTCCAAATGGGAAATAGCTGCAGGCGTCGAATACAGGTATGTACTGAATGCATTAGGTAAGGACACCTCTTTTAGAGTAAACATTATCGGCGCTCCCAGCTCCATAGAACTTCAACCCGTTCTCTTTAACAGAAAACAAACAACCGGCACAGGAAATGTTCGGTTGCATCTGGGACTTGACTATGCAATAAACCCCCGCCTGCAAATAGGCGCCATTTATTATATGCAGTTAAACAAGCAAAGATTAGACTCATCTTACAGGGCACCGCATCCTAAACTGCCTGATCAGACATCTTTTCAGATACACCTCCGCTACCAATTTAGGCATAAACCACCCCGTTAA
- the nagA gene encoding N-acetylglucosamine-6-phosphate deacetylase has protein sequence MLTVLTNGTFFTGKEIIKDKALLLEDGTIKGWIDPVSISTEARVINHEGHYIVPGLLDLQIYGGGGHLFSDDPSFAALTAMATGLVRTGTTGFLITLATNSIALFEKAIDVVRDNPHPAVLGLHLEGPYINPLKKGAHIEQYIKRPERKEVEALLKRAKGVIKMITLAPERCDPEIIQLLLDNGVIISAGHSNATYAEGTAGYRNGIQTTTHLFNAMSPFHHRDTGLPGAAYQADTAYASIIPDGIHVSYPALSISKKVMGDRLFLITDAVEASTGAYPHVRQKDRFTLPDGTLSGSAITLLQGIHNCVKYAGIPLDEAVRMASTYPARLFGVPQRGEITIGQKADLTIFNEAFEPQHVYINGVVYA, from the coding sequence ATGCTGACAGTGTTGACCAACGGTACTTTTTTTACCGGGAAGGAAATCATCAAAGACAAAGCACTATTACTGGAGGATGGAACTATTAAAGGTTGGATTGATCCAGTCAGCATATCAACGGAAGCCCGCGTCATCAACCATGAAGGCCACTACATTGTACCAGGCCTGCTAGATCTGCAGATATACGGAGGAGGAGGTCATCTGTTTTCAGATGATCCCTCCTTTGCTGCTTTAACTGCTATGGCAACAGGTTTGGTGAGGACTGGTACCACCGGATTTCTCATTACCCTGGCTACCAACAGTATCGCATTATTTGAAAAAGCGATAGATGTAGTGCGGGATAATCCGCATCCTGCTGTATTAGGTCTCCACCTGGAGGGGCCCTATATCAATCCTCTAAAGAAAGGTGCGCATATTGAACAATACATCAAAAGGCCGGAACGCAAAGAAGTAGAAGCTTTACTGAAAAGAGCCAAAGGGGTTATAAAGATGATCACACTGGCACCGGAAAGATGTGATCCGGAGATCATCCAATTGTTATTAGATAACGGGGTGATCATTTCTGCAGGGCATAGTAATGCCACTTATGCAGAAGGAACGGCAGGTTACAGGAACGGTATTCAAACTACCACGCATCTTTTTAATGCCATGAGTCCTTTTCATCACAGGGACACAGGTTTGCCAGGTGCGGCTTACCAGGCGGATACAGCTTATGCCAGTATTATTCCGGATGGTATCCATGTTTCTTATCCTGCTTTATCTATTAGTAAAAAGGTGATGGGAGATCGTTTATTCCTGATCACAGATGCTGTGGAAGCCAGTACAGGTGCATATCCTCACGTGCGTCAGAAAGATCGGTTCACGCTGCCGGATGGTACTTTATCCGGTTCTGCTATTACCCTCTTACAAGGTATTCATAACTGTGTAAAGTACGCAGGCATTCCGTTAGATGAAGCGGTACGGATGGCTTCTACTTACCCGGCCCGGCTTTTTGGCGTACCGCAGCGGGGAGAGATCACCATCGGGCAAAAAGCTGATCTCACGATATTCAATGAAGCGTTTGAACCACAGCATGTTTATATTAACGGGGTGGTTTATGCCTAA
- a CDS encoding RagB/SusD family nutrient uptake outer membrane protein yields the protein MKSKIYILVLLAWLGTGCSKEFLDRGPLDQESDNIYWSNEKNVRTFAYGFYTTYFGGYGTGFAFGDYFYQGQSLNDDFGPTSPPQFVKIIPASGGGWSFTNVRKANIMLNRVQNMSSLDEPTKKHWMGIARFFRGMAYYRLVKAFGDVPWYGYAMDVSEEAQLYKPRDPRTLVMDSVLLDFKYASENVRAADGEKGLNVTKWVVEAFMSRVFLFEGTWQKYHLNNPAKAQEYLLAAKAAADDVITNGGYVFNQTYRESFNNLDLSKNTEIIMYRRYATGLLTHSLNSYVNGEGQTGPNKNLMEAYLCTDGRPIGTSAVYQGDKTNEKVRTNRDPRLLDTFNPELRPPGSNNRYNKLGTSTTGYCTWKFLNDAIRDLPEGSSSVNPTHAPVIRLGEILINYAEAAAETGAITQADLDKSINKLRLRPSGTAAKLPKLEVSGGQPAIAGVVYTDPKRDPTVSEMLWEIRRERRVELTMEGMRLDDLRRWKKLAYVDTRANPDLNRGCWINRAEWAKVPTGSWLSNVTLEGGGQEGYIIPAPNPLTDRLFVEGSADSRWYLDPLPLDQIKLYKDKGVDLLQNPGWVQ from the coding sequence ATGAAATCGAAAATATATATCCTGGTATTGTTGGCATGGCTCGGCACCGGTTGTAGCAAGGAATTCCTGGACCGTGGCCCATTGGATCAGGAGAGTGACAATATTTACTGGTCTAACGAAAAGAACGTGCGCACTTTTGCGTATGGTTTTTATACCACTTATTTTGGTGGGTATGGTACCGGCTTTGCTTTTGGTGATTATTTCTACCAGGGGCAATCACTGAATGATGATTTTGGGCCTACCAGTCCTCCGCAGTTCGTTAAGATCATCCCTGCCAGTGGTGGTGGATGGTCCTTTACGAATGTTCGTAAAGCGAATATCATGCTGAACCGTGTACAGAACATGAGCAGCCTGGATGAGCCCACTAAAAAACACTGGATGGGCATTGCCCGCTTTTTCCGTGGTATGGCCTATTACCGCTTAGTAAAAGCTTTCGGCGATGTGCCCTGGTACGGCTATGCCATGGATGTTTCCGAAGAAGCTCAGTTATATAAACCTCGTGACCCGCGCACTTTGGTGATGGACAGCGTATTGCTCGACTTCAAATATGCTTCCGAAAATGTGCGTGCTGCAGATGGAGAGAAAGGATTAAATGTTACCAAATGGGTGGTGGAAGCTTTTATGTCCAGAGTATTCCTGTTTGAAGGTACCTGGCAAAAGTATCACCTCAACAATCCGGCAAAAGCACAGGAATACCTACTGGCAGCAAAAGCGGCTGCCGATGATGTGATCACTAACGGAGGGTATGTTTTCAACCAAACCTACCGGGAGTCTTTCAATAACCTGGACCTTTCCAAGAATACAGAGATCATCATGTACCGCCGTTATGCAACAGGTTTACTGACGCATTCGCTGAACAGTTATGTTAATGGAGAAGGACAGACGGGGCCTAACAAAAACCTGATGGAAGCATACCTGTGCACAGATGGAAGACCTATAGGCACTTCTGCTGTTTACCAGGGAGATAAAACCAATGAGAAGGTGAGAACTAACAGGGACCCACGTTTGCTGGATACCTTCAACCCTGAATTACGTCCGCCGGGTTCCAACAACCGGTATAATAAACTGGGAACATCAACTACGGGTTATTGCACCTGGAAATTCCTGAACGATGCTATCCGCGATCTGCCGGAAGGATCTTCCAGCGTAAATCCTACACATGCTCCCGTGATCCGTTTGGGAGAAATATTGATCAACTATGCGGAAGCAGCTGCAGAAACAGGCGCTATTACACAGGCGGACCTGGATAAATCTATCAATAAACTTCGCCTGCGCCCTTCCGGTACAGCAGCCAAACTGCCTAAACTGGAAGTATCCGGTGGCCAGCCTGCCATTGCCGGTGTAGTATATACAGATCCCAAAAGAGATCCCACGGTATCTGAAATGCTCTGGGAGATCCGCAGGGAACGCCGCGTGGAATTAACCATGGAAGGCATGCGCCTGGATGATCTGAGAAGATGGAAGAAACTGGCGTATGTAGATACCAGGGCTAATCCTGATCTGAACAGGGGCTGCTGGATCAATCGCGCAGAGTGGGCAAAAGTTCCCACCGGCAGCTGGTTATCCAATGTTACACTGGAAGGCGGCGGACAGGAAGGATATATTATCCCTGCTCCCAACCCGCTTACGGACCGTTTATTTGTAGAAGGGTCTGCAGATAGCAGGTGGTACCTCGATCCACTGCCACTGGACCAGATAAAGTTATATAAAGATAAAGGAGTGGACTTGCTGCAAAATCCGGGCTGGGTGCAGTAA
- a CDS encoding TonB-dependent receptor → MRLSLSTIICMLVSFQLLWAVSGKGQALEEKKITMEVTDATLEKALTQVEKLSGFRIAFASELVERSGRVSLQYATRSVGATLSALLKPAGLGYKLTDNTIMIVARHEQPAELNPSMVADSVVTIKGKVMDESGVPMPGVSVRIQNTTKGVYTDVDGAFTLTANRGQVVIFSSIGAVQQEVVVGKATVLNVILKGDNRKLDDVVIVGYGTQKKANLTGAVTSVDINKTLNSRPISDIGRGLQGTVPGLTITSASGDLGRNPAIRLRGMTGSLNTGAAGAQPLILVDNVEIPSLQMINPQDIESISVLKDAASTSIYGTRAAWGVILITTKSGKKGAPTTVNYSNNFSWSKPTTMPKIAGAVEGAEAMFAAYLRQEPNKAFFGTLGMGFDREGIEKMKKWQQDYGGKELGDSMVLNRDFEIRNGLLYFYRPWDVGKRYMKDWTMMQKHDLSFNGGGEKTNYHLSLGYLNQSGVLKFKTDKFQRYNATLSVNSAVKDWLDVRGKIMTSQSIFEQPMSYSGAQLGPWYYLYRWPVIYPYGTYQGKPFRSAVTETQQANMDETKSTFNRVQIGGTLKPLKDLTIDVDYTYSSTNNHFRTAGAPTAGINFWANPTQLNYFTNYQDAVWDRVRYVSSWSEWNTGRAFATYKKDIGHHHLKGIVGMDVDLFRSWSQTSERRTLIDPNLGEISLATGDQFAGGDRGHWATNGYFARINYDYKNKFLFEINGRYDGSSKFPVNDRYGFFPSASAGYVITEENFMEFAKPVLSFFKLRASYGSLGNQNVGNYRFISTMDPSASGWLIGSTNQITVSTPGLVSSSLTWETVTSADLGLDARFFNNALGITFDWYNRTTSKMIGAGVTLPSSFGGASPVRNFGEMQTKGWELAIDYSHTLENGLRFNVLATLSDFQEKITRFASASKLLANNYEGKTIGEIWGYQTDRLFQESDFTKQNGVWVPNAGIADQTVLAGTAPWFYFQPGDVRYVDRNGDKKITPGASSLDDYGDMMVIGNSTPRYQYGIRLGADWKGIDFSIFIQGVGKRELWPSGPLFIPGFGTDSWYDHHLDYWTPTNTDAYYPQPTFTAGSNATRNFQRQSRYLLNMAYTRLKNLSLGYTLPVNISNRARIKTARIYVSGENLFTWDKLQIPLDPEIDYTPEQTDATAFGRTYPFRKEISFGLQLTF, encoded by the coding sequence ATGAGATTAAGCCTCTCCACCATCATTTGCATGCTGGTTAGCTTTCAGCTTCTTTGGGCAGTTTCCGGCAAAGGCCAGGCGCTCGAGGAGAAGAAGATCACCATGGAGGTTACCGATGCCACCCTGGAAAAAGCGTTAACGCAGGTCGAAAAGCTTTCCGGCTTTCGCATTGCATTTGCCTCTGAACTAGTGGAACGTTCAGGGCGTGTATCCCTCCAATATGCTACCCGGAGTGTAGGCGCCACACTCAGCGCTTTGCTGAAACCTGCCGGCCTGGGGTATAAATTAACAGACAACACGATCATGATCGTAGCCCGCCATGAACAACCGGCTGAGCTGAATCCTTCCATGGTTGCGGATTCTGTTGTTACCATCAAAGGAAAGGTGATGGACGAATCCGGCGTACCCATGCCGGGCGTTTCCGTAAGGATCCAGAACACCACAAAAGGAGTGTACACGGATGTAGACGGGGCTTTTACCCTTACTGCCAATCGTGGACAGGTGGTGATCTTTAGTTCCATCGGAGCTGTTCAGCAGGAAGTGGTAGTAGGAAAAGCTACTGTGCTCAATGTAATCCTAAAAGGAGATAACCGTAAACTGGATGATGTGGTGATTGTAGGGTATGGTACCCAAAAGAAAGCTAACTTAACCGGTGCCGTAACTTCTGTTGATATTAATAAAACACTGAACTCCAGGCCCATCTCTGATATCGGCCGTGGATTACAGGGAACGGTACCCGGTTTAACGATCACTTCTGCAAGTGGAGATCTTGGTAGGAATCCTGCTATCCGTTTAAGAGGTATGACGGGTTCTCTCAATACCGGTGCTGCCGGTGCGCAACCTTTGATCCTGGTGGACAACGTAGAGATACCCAGCCTGCAAATGATCAACCCGCAGGATATTGAATCCATTTCAGTATTGAAAGATGCGGCATCCACTTCCATTTATGGTACACGTGCTGCCTGGGGCGTGATCCTCATTACCACTAAATCCGGTAAAAAAGGTGCGCCCACTACGGTGAACTATTCCAATAACTTCTCTTGGAGCAAGCCAACCACCATGCCTAAAATAGCCGGTGCTGTGGAAGGTGCGGAAGCCATGTTTGCCGCTTACCTCCGCCAGGAACCCAACAAAGCTTTCTTCGGCACACTGGGTATGGGCTTTGACAGAGAGGGGATCGAAAAAATGAAGAAATGGCAACAGGATTATGGTGGTAAAGAACTGGGAGATTCGATGGTGCTGAACCGGGACTTTGAGATCCGCAATGGCCTGCTTTATTTTTACCGTCCATGGGATGTGGGTAAACGTTATATGAAAGACTGGACCATGATGCAAAAACATGACCTCTCTTTTAACGGCGGCGGAGAAAAAACAAATTACCACTTAAGCTTAGGATACCTCAACCAAAGTGGTGTATTGAAATTCAAAACAGATAAGTTCCAAAGATATAACGCTACACTTTCTGTAAACTCTGCGGTGAAAGACTGGCTGGATGTAAGAGGAAAGATCATGACAAGCCAGTCTATCTTTGAACAGCCGATGTCTTATTCCGGTGCACAATTAGGCCCCTGGTATTATCTCTATCGCTGGCCTGTTATTTATCCATATGGCACCTACCAGGGAAAACCTTTCCGCAGTGCTGTAACGGAAACTCAGCAGGCGAATATGGATGAAACCAAATCAACTTTCAACAGGGTACAGATTGGCGGTACACTTAAACCGTTAAAGGACCTTACCATTGATGTTGATTATACCTATTCTTCTACTAATAACCACTTCCGTACTGCCGGAGCACCCACTGCAGGGATCAATTTCTGGGCTAACCCCACACAATTGAATTACTTTACCAATTACCAGGATGCGGTATGGGACCGCGTAAGGTATGTTTCCTCCTGGAGCGAATGGAATACCGGCCGCGCTTTTGCTACTTACAAGAAAGATATTGGCCACCATCACCTGAAAGGAATTGTAGGGATGGATGTGGATCTGTTTCGCAGCTGGTCACAAACTTCGGAAAGAAGAACACTGATCGATCCGAACCTTGGTGAGATATCCCTGGCAACCGGTGATCAGTTTGCTGGTGGAGACAGGGGGCATTGGGCTACCAATGGTTATTTCGCCCGTATTAACTATGATTATAAGAACAAGTTCCTGTTTGAGATCAATGGACGTTATGACGGGTCTTCAAAATTCCCGGTGAATGACCGCTATGGATTTTTCCCTTCAGCATCTGCCGGATATGTGATCACAGAAGAAAATTTCATGGAGTTTGCAAAACCGGTACTGTCCTTCTTCAAACTCAGGGCTTCCTATGGATCATTGGGTAACCAGAATGTAGGTAACTACCGGTTCATTTCTACAATGGATCCCAGCGCCTCAGGCTGGCTGATAGGAAGTACAAACCAGATCACTGTTTCCACACCGGGATTGGTGTCCAGCTCCCTCACATGGGAAACAGTTACGAGTGCAGACCTTGGTTTGGATGCCCGCTTCTTTAATAATGCACTGGGTATAACTTTCGACTGGTATAACAGGACCACCAGTAAAATGATCGGTGCAGGTGTTACTTTACCGAGTTCATTTGGTGGTGCTTCACCCGTTCGGAACTTTGGTGAAATGCAAACCAAAGGCTGGGAACTGGCTATTGATTATAGCCACACACTGGAAAATGGCCTGCGCTTTAACGTACTCGCCACATTATCCGACTTCCAGGAAAAGATCACCCGTTTTGCCAGTGCATCCAAACTCCTGGCTAATAACTACGAGGGAAAAACCATTGGTGAAATATGGGGTTATCAAACAGACCGCCTGTTCCAGGAAAGTGACTTTACCAAACAAAACGGTGTATGGGTACCCAATGCAGGTATCGCTGATCAGACAGTGCTGGCTGGTACTGCACCTTGGTTCTACTTCCAACCGGGAGACGTAAGATATGTAGATCGTAACGGCGATAAAAAAATAACACCTGGTGCTTCTTCCCTGGATGATTACGGAGATATGATGGTGATCGGTAACTCCACTCCCCGTTACCAATATGGTATACGTTTAGGAGCAGATTGGAAAGGAATTGACTTTAGCATATTTATACAAGGTGTGGGCAAAAGAGAGCTCTGGCCTTCCGGTCCATTATTCATTCCAGGCTTTGGAACAGACTCCTGGTATGATCACCACCTGGATTACTGGACGCCTACTAACACAGATGCATATTATCCGCAACCTACTTTTACTGCTGGTTCTAATGCTACCCGTAACTTCCAGCGCCAAAGCCGTTATTTGCTGAACATGGCATATACCCGTTTGAAGAACCTTTCACTGGGTTATACACTGCCTGTAAATATTAGTAACAGAGCCCGTATAAAAACAGCGCGCATTTATGTGAGTGGTGAAAACCTGTTCACATGGGATAAATTACAGATCCCGCTGGATCCGGAAATTGATTACACACCGGAACAAACAGATGCCACAGCATTCGGACGGACGTATCCTTTCCGTAAAGAAATTTCATTCGGGCTTCAACTTACTTTCTAA
- a CDS encoding FecR family protein, with protein sequence MSLLDVKELLEKYKSGTCTPEELQALESWYETWQHPEAESLQWRSDEELAQELLQDFTDYRRRKETLFRSGSRHIWLRVAAVLIPIVGIGVLLWFTRPSAKEQGGASQLLAVSPDAPESKRFILLPDSSTVVLREGSSLIYPASFKGNSREVTLKGEGYFDIRHQPGKPFVIHSGRLLTTVLGTAFNIKAYPDQSSVTVTVTRGKVKIEDEQSRELLGILLPDQQIVYENKVAATKVVKAEETVAWLKKGMDFNSIPFEDIAKQIGEQYQVPIRFANPALRHCRIRATFEGTESLDKVLYILCTVGNASYIVEENEVVIDGKGCTDK encoded by the coding sequence ATGAGCTTGTTAGACGTTAAAGAACTATTAGAAAAATACAAATCCGGCACCTGTACGCCAGAGGAATTACAAGCTTTGGAAAGCTGGTATGAAACCTGGCAGCATCCGGAAGCGGAATCGCTGCAATGGCGGTCGGATGAGGAATTGGCACAGGAATTACTGCAGGATTTTACAGATTACCGCCGCAGAAAGGAAACCCTTTTCCGCAGCGGCTCCCGTCATATCTGGCTGCGTGTGGCGGCTGTTCTGATCCCTATTGTGGGGATCGGCGTTTTATTATGGTTCACCCGTCCTTCTGCAAAAGAGCAGGGTGGCGCCAGCCAGCTGCTGGCCGTTTCTCCGGATGCGCCGGAAAGCAAACGTTTCATCCTGCTGCCGGATAGCAGTACTGTTGTATTGCGTGAAGGCAGCAGCCTCATATATCCTGCTTCATTTAAAGGTAACAGCAGGGAAGTAACACTTAAAGGAGAGGGCTATTTTGATATCCGGCACCAGCCGGGTAAACCTTTTGTGATCCATTCCGGAAGATTACTGACCACTGTACTGGGAACAGCCTTTAATATCAAAGCCTATCCGGACCAGTCCTCTGTTACAGTTACTGTTACACGGGGTAAAGTGAAAATAGAAGATGAACAGAGCCGTGAATTGCTCGGCATACTTTTACCGGATCAGCAAATTGTATATGAGAACAAAGTAGCGGCTACTAAAGTGGTAAAAGCAGAAGAAACCGTTGCATGGCTGAAAAAAGGCATGGACTTTAATTCTATACCATTCGAGGATATCGCTAAACAGATAGGCGAACAATACCAGGTGCCCATACGATTTGCTAACCCTGCTCTCCGCCATTGCAGGATCCGCGCCACTTTTGAAGGGACAGAATCACTTGATAAAGTCTTATACATTTTATGTACCGTTGGAAACGCTTCTTATATCGTGGAAGAAAACGAAGTGGTTATTGACGGGAAGGGATGTACTGACAAATAG
- a CDS encoding RNA polymerase sigma-70 factor, translated as MLSSWKKGDQAAFDALYQRYAVMLLKKAYEKTGNKETAREFVQEVFLELLERKDRLDIHTSFKAYIFTALRNRVLNYLHRQFIHHKYEVYQETRPPAISNDVESYLSHKELTLQVSDAIQQLPEKCRQVFLLSRSEELSNKEIAERSGISVNTVEQHMRKALRLLRSGLQRTPLLIAFIFF; from the coding sequence TTGCTCTCCTCATGGAAAAAGGGCGATCAGGCTGCATTTGACGCCTTATACCAACGTTATGCCGTGATGTTATTAAAGAAAGCATATGAAAAGACCGGTAACAAAGAAACTGCCCGCGAATTTGTGCAGGAGGTTTTCCTGGAGTTACTGGAAAGGAAAGACCGCCTGGATATTCACACCTCTTTTAAGGCTTATATTTTCACCGCATTGCGCAACCGCGTGCTGAACTATCTGCATCGCCAGTTCATCCATCATAAATACGAAGTATACCAGGAAACCCGGCCTCCTGCCATCAGCAATGATGTGGAATCCTATCTTTCCCATAAGGAACTAACACTCCAGGTATCCGATGCCATTCAGCAATTACCGGAAAAATGCCGCCAGGTATTTTTATTAAGCCGCTCCGAAGAACTCAGCAACAAAGAGATCGCGGAACGTTCCGGTATCTCCGTGAACACCGTAGAGCAGCATATGCGTAAAGCATTACGGCTGCTGCGCAGTGGTTTACAAAGGACCCCGCTCTTAATTGCCTTCATTTTCTTTTAA